GGCTATTCAGGTCGGGGGCTATTCAGGTCGGGGGCTATTCAGGTCGGGGGCTATTCAGGTCGGGGGCTATTCAGGTCCTACGGTGACCCTAGTTTTTGTAGATGAAATAGTGCCCTGAAATCATATATTGAAATAAAGGTATGATAAGGGGGCTTGACATGGAACATCAGTATTACAGGGACAGGCGTATAGGTGAGCATTTTGATCTATTGCTGGATAGAATAAAGGAAAATGAAAGCATCAGCATCAGGAAGATCAGTAAAAGTAGGAGTGAGCAGAGGCAGTTCTACAGGCTTTTGGCAAGCCCTAAGTTTACAGAAGATAAAATAGTAAGGCAGTTCTCGGATGAATGCAAAGAAAGAGTAACTGAGGGCAGCCATATACTGGCCATTCATGATACGTCGGTAATGTGCTACCGGCAGTATTCAGGAAGAATAAAAGCTCAGACGGGCTTAGGACCCACAGGAAACATGAGCATAGGGTTTTACCTGCACCCCGTCCTTGCCATAAGAGCAGAAGATGAAAACCTTCTTGGGTTTTCTTACATATACAGGTGGATAAAGACAGGTACGGATGATGAAAGAAAGACGAAGAGGAAGAAAAGAGCCCAGAGGGACATAGAGGATAAAGAGACATACAAGTGGATCCTCTCGGCAGAAAGAAGCAAGAGTGTGTTCTCCAGGGCCTCCATGGTGACATTTATAGCAGACCGTGAGAGTGAGTTTTATGAATACTGGGCCACTGTGCCGGATGAAAAGACTCACGTAATAAGTCGTTCAAATCATGACAGGTGGATAGAAGAATCCGACGAAGGACTCTTTGGCTATCTCTCCGGGCAAAGCCTTAGTGGTGAATATACTATTACCGTTAATGACCTGATATATCATCAGGAGGTTAAAAGGCAGGCAAGAATAGAGCTGAGATTTGCAGAGGTAACCATAATAAGGCCCAACATTGCAGCTTTATACAGAAGAGGCTATCCGGACAAAATAAAGCTCCGGGCAATAGAGGCAAGGGAGACTGATGACTCAGTGCCTGAGGCAGGCCACAGGGTCCTCTGGAGGATTATGACAACACACAGTATTGAAGATTTCTCTAAGGCCATGCAGATAGTAGAATGGTATACGAAAAGATGGTACATTGAACAGTTATTCCGCACATTAAAGAAAAAGGGGTTCGACTGTGAGGACAGCCTGCTCGGGACAGGAGAAGCTTTGAGGAAACTTGCACTCTCGGCACTCGATTCGGCAATGAAGGTAATGCTTCTCATCCTGGCCCGAGGTGGCAAGAGTCAGCAGAAGGCAGAGAATACATTCGATAAAGATGAACTTGATTGTCTTGAAGTCCTGAACAAAGAATATGAAGGACATATAGAAAGCCAGAAGAATCCCTACATAAAGCGCACAATCCCATGGGTCTCCTGGATCATAGGAAGAATGGGAGGCTGGAAGGGTACAAAATCAGAAAGACCGGCTGGCCCTATTACCATGTATACCGGTCTTGATAAGTTTAATAAAATTATGATCGGATGGAGATTAAAAAATCTCCAGAAACTGGGGTCACCGTAGGGCTATTCAGGTCGGGGCTAGTCAGGCCGGGGCTAGTCAGGCAGTGGCAATTCAGGGATAAAAAAAAATGCCGCCTGTAAATAATTACGGGCGGCATTTTTATTTTTTAGGATAATTTTATTCTTCTTTTTTAGATGTGGCTATAAGGAACTTGGTTGCTCCCGCCCTTTTCAAGACGTCCATTACCTGAACGAAATATCCGTGGAGTGAATTTTTATCGGCCTTAATTACAACCTCTTTATTGCTCATATTGAGAAATGAGGTTTCGGCCGCAATCTTAAGCTCTCCCAAGGAGACCATCTTGTTGTTGAAGTAGATCTCGTTCCTGTCGTTTAAGTAAACCTCCATGCTTTTTTCGCCCGTGGATTCACTTGTTACGGCATCAGGAAGCTTCACCTTTAAGGCGCCTGTTACAAGGAAGGGGCTCGTGATCATAAATATGAGCAGGAGTACCAGAACGACGTCTGTAAAAGGAGTTATATTAATTTCATTAAATTCTTTTTCATCTATCTTGTAGCGACGCATTCTTCACTTCCCTTTCATTTTTCCTGAGAGCATAAACCAGGTCGTGTACTGCTTCTTCAAAAGTAGGCATGCTGGATTTAATTTTTCTCATGAAGTAGTTATAGAACATGACTGCAGGTACAGCAACCAATAGACCTGCCGCTGTTGATACAAGTGCTTCTGCAATACCTGCCATAACGTTCAGGTATCCTGAAGCTTCATTTAATGCCAGAGCCTCAAATGACCTGATGATACCGATTACGGTACCGAACAGACCGATAAAAGGAGAAATACTGCCGAGCGTTGCGAGTATGCCCAGGCCTTTTTCAGCCTTAATTATTTCCTTATCCAGTTTGGCAAAAGAGCGTTCAAGCAGGATTTCTTCGGGCATAGAGGTATGTTCAAGAATGTACTTATATACCGGAGCCAGAGGGGTTTTAATGTTAAAGAACAGCCAGTTCCAGCTGTAAGCCTTGCAGTAGAACAGGGCTTCCTTTTTGTCGCCCGCCTGAAGGCTTGCGTTGATCTTGGCCTTAAAGTCTTCAATAACCTTATCTGTAATTCCCTTTAAGAGGACGGCCTTTTCAATTACGACTTTCAATGATAAAACAGAGCAGAGCACTAATACTAATACAGTATAACCACCCTTTGATAAGAGATCCAGCAATGAATTATAAAGCATTTTGCATCCTTTTTAATTAAACAATAATCAATCTGTAGGGGAATCAATTCTGAAGGAGCAGATCAGCCAGGGTATCCCGTATGAATGCGGTAACAATACTCTGGATAACCAGCTGCCCATAGAAATTAAAACATGCACAGAACTAAAATAAGCATCAGCACAAATATAATAAAATAACTTAATTATTCTGCCCCTTTTAACGAGGCAATTTGGGGAATATTAAGGGCATAATTTCGGTATTATACCGGAAGAAGGAGATATTGTTCCATTTTGGAGGGAAATATGGGGTAACAAAAAACCCTCATTTTCAGAGGGTTCTTTGTTAATGTTCAGTAGAAAGCCTTATATTTTACTTTTTAGCCGGGGCCTGACCTTTTTCAGCGTTAATACGGGTAATATAAGACTGGCTGGCCTTTTTGTATGTTGCGTCCTGTGAGGCAGCCTTAAAGCTGTCAAGAGCCTTTGCCTTTTCGCCCTTTTCGTAGTTAACAACGCCTGTATAGAAAGATATTGCTCCGGCGGTAACAGTCTTTTTATTCTTGTCGGCATTCTGAAGAGCTGTCAGTGCATCATTGTACTGTTTCCTATCGATATATGCTTTTGCAAGGCCGAGGTAAGCCTGATCGGAATTTGTGGCATCGGCAGCTTTTTTGAATGTTTCAATTGCCTTGTCGTACTTCCTGTCTTTTATATACTGGTTGCCGAGTACGAGGTAAGTTCTTGTAATACCTTCCTGAATACCGGTTTTAAGATTTTCGTTGTTAGTAACAGTAAGAGCCTTTTCATAATTCTTAAGGGCGCCTTCATAATCCTTTTTTGATGTCATGATTCCGCCGAGTGCAATGTAGGCCGGGGCTAATGAATCGTTTACAGCCAATGCCTGGTTGAAGGCTTTAATTGCATCGTCGTTTTTATCCTGTCTCGACAGGGCTATACCCTTCTGATAGTAGCTTTTGTAGTCTTTAGGATCGATTGCGAGAGCCTGGTCGTAGCTTTTAACAGCTTCATCGAACTTATTTGCCTTCTGGAGTTCATTTCCCTTGTTATAGAATTCAATTGCCTGGTTCTGCTGCGCAAAGGCAATTCCAGATTCGGCATCGGACTTCATTTTTGGGGTGCTGGTCGTGGCGGCAACTTTTTTGTAGTAATAAATTGCCTCGTCGTAGTTCTTAAGGGCCAGGTCCGCATTTGCCAGGGCATAAAGTGACTGTTCGTATGTACTGTCAATAGCGATACTGGAAAGGAAATTAGTTCTGGCATCCTGGAGGTTACCGGATTTCAATAAAGCCTGACCTTTCAGGAAGTATGTACGATAGTCCTTGGCAACCTGAAGGCTGGAGTCCAGGCTGGTAATTGCCTCCGGGTAATTGCCGGCTTTCATATTCTCAACCGCTTTGTTGTAGTACTTTGCCGCCTGAGGATCCATGCTCTGCTGTCCTGCTTTTGTTGTATCCTGCTGTGCATAGGCGGAAATTGAGAAAATGAATAGGATATTTAAAACGAATAGAACTTTCTTCATCATAGCCTTCTCTTTTTTATTGGTTAATGGTTAATTAATGCGGAAAGCAGATAAACCCTCACGCTAATTATTAGTGATTAAAAAAAGTACAAAATCAAAAAAAAGCATTTGGTATCAGCAAGATAAATTCCGGAAACAGAAAAATCAATAATAAATTGAATCTTCAAAAATGAGCCGGCTGAAGTCCTGGAAAAGATATATTTCAGCCTTAAAAAGAGTTCTTGCGGAGAGGACACTTACCCGATTATAAACCGTACTCAGTTTCCTGCAGCTGTGTCTTTACATGGCGGCAATTACTAACCCCGGGCAGCAATAAAAGTGCTGCATAAACATCTTTTCTACATGTGGGGCATCCCTCCGGAAAAATGAAACTAAAACTACCCCGAAAAGCGATTTGGAAAAATAATTCTTGCTTACAAAACCAAAATAACATTTTACAGGAGCGAAATCAATAGTTTCAGCCCAGTTTACTTAGCATAAAAGCAGCAAGGGAACAGGTAATAATCTATTATTTAACATAATCCATACTTATAAAAGGCAAAAAAAAAGCGGCCTTTAGGCCGCTTTTAGAAAAACAATAGTTAAGCTTACCAGATTTTCACCCTTACATTTTCAGGCCTGTACATCGGATCGCCCGGTTTAACCTTAAATGCTTCCAGGAATTCAGGGATGTTGCTTAAAGGTCCGATAACCCTGTACTGCCCCGGTGAGTGGGGATCTGTTTTAATGCGGTTCATTAAAGACTCCCTGCGTATTGAATTTTTCCAGACCTGTGCATAGGAAAGGAAGAAGCGCTGGGTGGGTGTAAAGCCGCCAATTGACTTACCGATCTTAAATTCACTGGTTTTCTTGAAAGCAGTAAAGGCCACATTAAGTCCGCCAAGGTCCGCAATATTTTCGCCCTGCGTGAGGGCGCCGTTAATGTGCATGGAATCTACAGGGAAATAGCTATTGAATTGGTCTACGATAAGCTTTGCCCTGTCGTTAAATTTAGTCCCGTCTTCTTTTGTCCACCATTCCTTAATATTGCCCTGGGCGTCAAACTGGCGACCTTCGTCATCAAAGCCGTGAGTTACTTCGTGTCCTATTACAACACCCATAGCGCCGTAGTTTACAGCGTCATCGGCATTGACGTCGTAGAACGGGGGCTGGAGGATTGCAGCCGGAAATACGATCTCATTCATAAGAGGGTTATAGTAGGCGTTGACGGTCTGAGGCGTCATTTCCCACTCGGTTCTATCGACCGGTTTACCGATCTTTGCAAGCTGCCTTTGCAGTTCAAATTGTGAGGCGCGGATGACATTTTTAAGGTAAGAATCCCTCTTTATTTCGAGA
The sequence above is drawn from the Ignavibacteria bacterium genome and encodes:
- a CDS encoding IS4 family transposase — protein: MEHQYYRDRRIGEHFDLLLDRIKENESISIRKISKSRSEQRQFYRLLASPKFTEDKIVRQFSDECKERVTEGSHILAIHDTSVMCYRQYSGRIKAQTGLGPTGNMSIGFYLHPVLAIRAEDENLLGFSYIYRWIKTGTDDERKTKRKKRAQRDIEDKETYKWILSAERSKSVFSRASMVTFIADRESEFYEYWATVPDEKTHVISRSNHDRWIEESDEGLFGYLSGQSLSGEYTITVNDLIYHQEVKRQARIELRFAEVTIIRPNIAALYRRGYPDKIKLRAIEARETDDSVPEAGHRVLWRIMTTHSIEDFSKAMQIVEWYTKRWYIEQLFRTLKKKGFDCEDSLLGTGEALRKLALSALDSAMKVMLLILARGGKSQQKAENTFDKDELDCLEVLNKEYEGHIESQKNPYIKRTIPWVSWIIGRMGGWKGTKSERPAGPITMYTGLDKFNKIMIGWRLKNLQKLGSP
- a CDS encoding biopolymer transporter ExbD; this encodes MRRYKIDEKEFNEINITPFTDVVLVLLLIFMITSPFLVTGALKVKLPDAVTSESTGEKSMEVYLNDRNEIYFNNKMVSLGELKIAAETSFLNMSNKEVVIKADKNSLHGYFVQVMDVLKRAGATKFLIATSKKEE
- a CDS encoding MotA/TolQ/ExbB proton channel family protein; this translates as MLYNSLLDLLSKGGYTVLVLVLCSVLSLKVVIEKAVLLKGITDKVIEDFKAKINASLQAGDKKEALFYCKAYSWNWLFFNIKTPLAPVYKYILEHTSMPEEILLERSFAKLDKEIIKAEKGLGILATLGSISPFIGLFGTVIGIIRSFEALALNEASGYLNVMAGIAEALVSTAAGLLVAVPAVMFYNYFMRKIKSSMPTFEEAVHDLVYALRKNEREVKNASLQDR
- a CDS encoding tetratricopeptide repeat protein, with the protein product MMKKVLFVLNILFIFSISAYAQQDTTKAGQQSMDPQAAKYYNKAVENMKAGNYPEAITSLDSSLQVAKDYRTYFLKGQALLKSGNLQDARTNFLSSIAIDSTYEQSLYALANADLALKNYDEAIYYYKKVAATTSTPKMKSDAESGIAFAQQNQAIEFYNKGNELQKANKFDEAVKSYDQALAIDPKDYKSYYQKGIALSRQDKNDDAIKAFNQALAVNDSLAPAYIALGGIMTSKKDYEGALKNYEKALTVTNNENLKTGIQEGITRTYLVLGNQYIKDRKYDKAIETFKKAADATNSDQAYLGLAKAYIDRKQYNDALTALQNADKNKKTVTAGAISFYTGVVNYEKGEKAKALDSFKAASQDATYKKASQSYITRINAEKGQAPAKK